The Borrelia hispanica CRI genome has a window encoding:
- a CDS encoding glycosyltransferase family 2 protein: MYKYKVSVIICFFNAESTLETMLKNAVNQTLRDKEIILVNDGSYDHSLKVAQKFAEQYDFVKIINQKNMGISVARNNGFDKSEGEYIVYWDSDDLVENTMLEVLYNRAKADNSDIVCSQFYIYFLARKIKRKSVLPFPNYPITGEEAFKNLLLTVFSSFYKKNFVVGTVWDKLIRRDLIVNNNIKFNDVILEDIVFMLHAFLKANKVSFVNNYFYTNFQRMGSASSSISVISKLNMSLKVVENLLKEEGLFEKYFEYYKKFYLQLYYYISFKQVYVINWHIKNKFVYKAHKSKLIFVLNEVKNSKEFQNYYASLKSSRFSELQTLPKVMLKIWNLSSGLYVNFSIFMYKAFLKN; this comes from the coding sequence ATGTATAAGTACAAGGTTTCTGTGATTATTTGTTTTTTTAATGCTGAGAGTACCCTTGAAACGATGTTGAAGAACGCTGTTAATCAGACATTGCGAGATAAGGAAATTATATTGGTAAATGATGGTTCTTATGATCATAGCTTAAAGGTAGCTCAAAAATTTGCGGAACAATATGATTTTGTCAAAATTATTAATCAGAAAAATATGGGAATATCTGTTGCTAGGAATAATGGTTTTGATAAATCTGAGGGAGAATATATAGTCTATTGGGATAGTGATGATCTTGTTGAAAATACTATGCTTGAGGTACTATATAATAGGGCAAAAGCTGATAATTCAGATATAGTTTGTTCTCAGTTTTATATTTATTTTCTTGCACGAAAGATTAAAAGAAAATCAGTTCTTCCTTTTCCTAATTATCCAATAACCGGTGAAGAGGCTTTTAAGAATTTATTATTGACTGTTTTCTCTAGTTTTTATAAAAAAAATTTTGTTGTAGGTACAGTGTGGGATAAATTGATTAGAAGAGATTTGATTGTAAATAATAATATTAAATTTAATGATGTAATATTAGAGGATATAGTTTTTATGCTGCATGCTTTTTTAAAAGCGAATAAAGTTTCTTTTGTAAATAATTATTTCTATACTAATTTTCAAAGGATGGGAAGTGCTAGTTCATCAATTAGTGTAATTAGTAAGTTAAATATGTCTCTGAAGGTTGTAGAGAATCTTTTAAAAGAAGAGGGGTTATTTGAAAAATATTTTGAATATTATAAAAAATTCTATTTGCAACTTTATTATTATATTTCTTTTAAGCAAGTTTATGTTATAAATTGGCATATCAAGAATAAATTTGTATATAAAGCTCATAAATCAAAACTCATTTTTGTTCTTAATGAAGTTAAAAATTCAAAAGAATTTCAAAATTATTATGCAAGTCTTAAAAGTTCCAGATTTAGTGAGTTACAAACTTTGCCAAAAGTGATGTTAAAAATTTGGAATCTGAGTTCTGGATTGTACGTTAATTTTTCCATATTCATGTATAAGGCTTTCTTGAAAAATTAA
- a CDS encoding ATP-binding cassette domain-containing protein, giving the protein MKIELRDISFSYYKTNVYLNVNLSVERAQNYLVLGKNGVGKTTLLRLISGLLNPSTGELLFNSLKTFPRNPLNLVNLFFVPEEFSLPDISLNDYYKSLCKFYPNFKEENFKEYLLRFELDINLKLSSASYGQKKKSIIAFSVATGVPVLIFDEPTNGLDIASKNVFRDILSNLRNTMVFITGHNVRDLSDIVEHLIIVGNNDVLFSDSVSHIKNNYKVRIVDKLDGEELYYEKVKDGFKSLYYESGTFDNNNFDIEFFFLYVVNDSLKDFSNV; this is encoded by the coding sequence TTGAAAATAGAATTGCGAGATATTTCATTTTCGTATTATAAGACTAATGTTTATTTGAATGTAAATTTATCTGTTGAAAGGGCTCAAAATTATTTGGTTCTTGGTAAGAATGGAGTAGGAAAAACCACTTTGCTTAGGCTTATTAGTGGACTTTTAAATCCATCTACAGGAGAGTTGCTATTTAATTCTTTAAAGACTTTTCCAAGAAATCCTTTAAATTTAGTAAATTTATTTTTTGTTCCGGAAGAGTTTTCTTTGCCTGATATTTCTTTAAATGATTATTATAAATCTTTGTGTAAATTTTATCCAAATTTCAAGGAAGAAAATTTTAAGGAATATTTATTAAGATTTGAATTAGATATTAATCTTAAGTTATCATCTGCGTCATATGGGCAGAAGAAAAAAAGTATTATTGCTTTCTCTGTTGCTACAGGTGTTCCTGTTTTGATATTTGATGAACCTACAAATGGGCTTGATATTGCGTCAAAAAATGTTTTTAGAGATATTTTAAGTAATTTAAGAAATACGATGGTTTTTATTACAGGACATAATGTTAGAGATTTATCAGATATTGTAGAACATTTGATCATTGTTGGTAATAATGATGTTCTCTTTTCAGATTCAGTGTCTCATATTAAGAATAATTATAAAGTTAGGATTGTAGATAAATTGGATGGAGAAGAACTTTATTATGAAAAAGTAAAAGATGGATTTAAATCACTTTATTATGAAAGTGGTACTTTTGATAATAATAATTTTGACATTGAATTTTTCTTTTTATATGTTGTTAATGATAGTTTAAAGGATTTTTCGAATGTTTAG
- the pyrG gene encoding glutamine hydrolyzing CTP synthase: MVDNLKILVITGGVISGIGKGVTSASIARLFKDNLKITPIKCDGYLNTDPGTINPVEHGEVFVLDDGGEVDMDFGHYERFLNQNSKSSWNITMGKIYKNILENERRGKYLGRTVQLIPHVTNEIKETILNIAREEHSELLVIEIGGTVGDMENILFIEAMRQIRYEIGIDNIAFVHLTYIPNPAGINEQKSKPTQQSVKTLNKAGIFPDLIVARSSQLLTKQIRDKIAMFCNVDASCIVDNIDVATIYEIPISFYKQGLHKILGSKLKINVTPKVDGLEKLVNVIKRNLLSPQKVVNIAICGKYTELGDSYASIFESLTHVSANLDILVKTTVIDGINFDEKMMEGVDGIVVPGGFGSRGYEGKIRAIKYARENNIPFLGICLGMQLAVIEFARNVCGIFDADTEEILSEDNVMLNSINPVIHLLSEQKELENKGATMRLGGYPVLLKKDTLAFKLYGNDMIIERFRHRYEVNNDYLDLFSKYGLVVSGFSEDFQIVKIIEIPKNKFFVACQFHPELITRLENPSKLFVGLVKACL; encoded by the coding sequence ATAGTGGATAATCTAAAGATTTTGGTAATAACAGGTGGTGTAATTTCTGGAATAGGTAAAGGGGTTACTTCTGCAAGTATTGCAAGATTGTTTAAGGATAATTTGAAAATAACACCAATTAAATGTGATGGTTATTTAAATACTGATCCTGGGACTATTAATCCTGTTGAACATGGAGAAGTTTTTGTGCTTGATGATGGTGGAGAAGTTGATATGGATTTTGGTCATTATGAGAGATTTTTAAACCAGAATTCTAAATCTAGTTGGAATATTACAATGGGAAAAATATATAAAAATATTCTTGAAAATGAGAGGCGTGGAAAATATTTAGGTAGAACTGTGCAGCTTATTCCTCATGTTACTAATGAAATTAAAGAGACAATTTTAAATATTGCTAGAGAAGAGCATAGTGAACTTTTAGTTATTGAAATTGGTGGTACTGTGGGAGATATGGAGAATATCTTGTTTATTGAGGCAATGAGACAGATAAGATATGAAATTGGAATTGATAATATTGCTTTTGTTCATTTAACTTATATTCCAAATCCTGCTGGGATAAATGAACAAAAATCTAAACCTACTCAACAGAGTGTTAAGACTTTAAATAAAGCCGGAATTTTTCCTGATTTAATTGTTGCAAGAAGTTCTCAACTCTTAACAAAGCAAATAAGAGATAAAATAGCAATGTTTTGTAATGTTGATGCCTCTTGTATTGTTGATAATATTGATGTTGCAACTATTTATGAAATCCCTATATCTTTTTATAAACAAGGATTGCATAAAATTTTAGGTTCAAAATTGAAAATTAATGTTACACCTAAGGTGGATGGTCTTGAAAAGTTAGTAAATGTAATAAAGAGAAATCTTCTCTCTCCCCAAAAGGTTGTAAATATTGCTATTTGTGGTAAATATACTGAACTTGGTGATTCTTATGCATCAATATTTGAGTCTTTAACTCATGTTTCTGCCAATTTGGATATCTTAGTTAAGACAACTGTCATTGACGGTATTAATTTTGATGAGAAAATGATGGAAGGTGTAGATGGCATAGTTGTGCCTGGAGGATTTGGAAGTCGAGGGTATGAAGGTAAGATTCGTGCAATTAAATATGCTCGTGAGAATAATATTCCTTTTCTTGGTATTTGTCTTGGAATGCAACTTGCAGTTATTGAATTTGCACGTAATGTTTGTGGGATATTTGATGCTGATACTGAGGAGATTTTATCTGAAGATAATGTTATGTTGAATTCTATAAATCCTGTTATTCATTTGTTATCTGAGCAAAAAGAACTTGAGAATAAGGGTGCTACAATGCGACTTGGAGGATATCCCGTTTTACTTAAAAAAGATACTCTTGCTTTTAAACTTTATGGAAATGATATGATTATTGAGAGATTTAGGCATAGATATGAAGTTAATAATGATTATCTTGATTTATTTAGCAAATATGGTCTTGTTGTTTCTGGATTTTCTGAAGATTTTCAAATAGTAAAAATAATAGAGATACCTAAAAATAAATTTTTTGTGGCTTGTCAGTTTCATCCTGAGCTTATTACTAGATTGGAAAATCCGTCTAAACTTTTTGTAGGATTAGTAAAAGCATGTCTTTAA
- a CDS encoding methyl-accepting chemotaxis protein: MYKFPFFCKKKSAAAGVKDNSFNDVENIDDISICENESSLKEMVRGFYHAKSSISNVLINIEFLYKNLFSGFVNVEKVCVSLISKVNDGRIKVSAIFEDIEKNNKEKLQKVTDIIMDVQKSLETINSFLGATNMISLNAKLEAARAKEYGKGFSVVADEIKRLSDQAKGVMNMISVKEIEQVSTNLVSENIKELQLGIDNLFLNMIEKLTSLEESFKYCIGQQGEFSTLINELENIEASVSYLSRNCDSLFASKAFVYSNDEFLKELEFIISEHMSWMSVVKAIVDNQKNMAIQSDPMKHGFGLFYQGFAPKELEIREVWEKIYSDYLNIHKLVVDIIKIFSQGNFNDADLKHARDFLMQAENLSNEIISRLESVKNMVVECENQSINVFC, translated from the coding sequence ATGTATAAATTTCCATTTTTTTGTAAAAAAAAATCTGCTGCGGCTGGTGTTAAAGACAATTCTTTTAATGATGTTGAAAATATTGATGATATTAGTATATGTGAGAATGAAAGTTCTTTAAAAGAAATGGTGAGGGGTTTTTATCACGCCAAGTCTTCTATTAGTAATGTATTAATTAATATTGAATTTTTATATAAAAATTTATTTTCTGGTTTTGTAAATGTTGAGAAGGTTTGCGTATCACTTATCAGTAAGGTAAATGATGGTCGAATTAAAGTAAGTGCTATTTTTGAAGATATTGAAAAAAATAATAAAGAAAAATTACAAAAAGTTACTGATATTATTATGGATGTTCAAAAAAGTTTAGAGACCATTAATAGTTTTTTAGGTGCAACTAATATGATTTCTCTTAATGCTAAACTTGAAGCGGCAAGAGCAAAAGAGTATGGAAAGGGATTTTCTGTTGTTGCTGATGAGATTAAAAGATTATCAGATCAAGCAAAGGGTGTTATGAATATGATTTCTGTTAAGGAAATTGAGCAGGTGTCTACAAATTTGGTTTCTGAAAATATTAAGGAATTACAATTAGGTATTGATAATCTTTTTTTAAATATGATAGAAAAACTTACTTCGCTTGAAGAATCATTTAAATATTGTATTGGTCAACAAGGTGAATTTTCAACCTTAATTAATGAGCTTGAAAATATTGAAGCTAGTGTTTCTTATTTGTCAAGAAATTGTGATTCTTTATTTGCTTCTAAAGCTTTTGTATATTCTAATGATGAATTTTTAAAGGAATTGGAATTTATTATTTCAGAACATATGTCTTGGATGAGTGTTGTAAAAGCAATTGTTGATAATCAAAAAAATATGGCAATCCAAAGTGATCCTATGAAACATGGTTTTGGGTTGTTTTATCAAGGTTTTGCTCCAAAAGAGCTTGAGATTAGAGAAGTTTGGGAAAAGATTTATTCTGATTATTTAAATATTCATAAGCTTGTTGTTGATATAATCAAAATTTTTTCACAGGGTAATTTTAACGATGCTGATTTGAAGCATGCAAGGGATTTTTTAATGCAGGCTGAAAATTTATCGAATGAAATAATTAGTAGACTTGAATCTGTTAAAAACATGGTAGTTGAATGTGAAAATCAGAGCATTAATGTTTTTTGCTAA
- the dnaE gene encoding DNA polymerase III subunit alpha: MNLKAKFVHLHVHSDFSLLDGAAKIVDIVSKAKEYNMSHIALTDHGNLFGAIKFYREAKKVGIKPIIGIEAYMSNTLKHIKKNDEFGKPYYHLILLAKNEQGYKNLLKLTSVSYLEGFYYRPRMDRDDLAKYSEGLICMSACIGGIIPQLILSNRFDDARNEILWFKNTFGDDFYLELQRHGIKQQDIVNERLIAYSKELDVQLSVSNDSHYVNKEDAAAQDIIVCIGTGAKRSDAGRFKMETDEFYLKSPEEMCELFKDLPEALANTLKIAEKCNDFEIKFPGPIFPEYHIPEKFGTQGKYLEHLTLEGLKFRYADITDNIKERAFYELSTIINMGFEAYFLIVWDFIKFAHDNDIPVGPGRGSGAGSIVAYALRITDVDPLKYNLLFERFLNPERVSMPDFDIDFCFEGRDEVIKYVTKKYGEDKVAQIITFGTLKPKAVFKDVGRVLDIPFVQSNEITKLIPDGPKVSLREVLKDKALQEYLNKGPVYNELMEAALVLEGMNRHASTHAAGIVIARTSLTDYVPLYKDYKQDTVSTQYTMDLLEDCGLVKMDFLGLKTLTLIKNAEKLIKITNPDFSIATISDSDAKTFKMLSEGRSTSVFQFESEGMQQILKDSKPDSIEDLIALNALYRPGPMQFIPQFVAAKTGAKRIKYPHPDLTEVLKPTYGVIVYQEQVMEVAKIIGGFSLGKADILRRAMGKKKEDEMNRMKVDFIKGALEKGYDETLASDIFELLKPFAGYGFNKSHAAAYSLIAYQTAYLKANYPASFMAANLTNEINNTEKLSYYIEETKSMGINVLRPDINQSFKDFRVVGSDISYGLNGIKNIGELMVDLILNERQENGEYKSFEDFIKRVDDKVINKKFLEASIKSGLFDSLGQNRRTLIENLDKLIAFVLENENAKKQGQNSLFGSQNVLEETFNYNLFEEYSYLELLGFEKELLGFYVSGHPLDPYKSELEFFTNFNVVKDLASRRNTIVKFAGSLNFIRVVHLKKNNARMAFGIVENFEGSIEIVVFPESYERYKHLLIEDDVIGVIGKLTFSRDKFSIIVEKILTIKEISINKINNLHIKFTNTGLNDSNLLTSLKNKIFDLEDNTGFSYVYLYLKNNGRDLKLKMDLILNFKPDEFKINELRDHKIVEDIWFD; encoded by the coding sequence ATGAATTTAAAAGCTAAGTTTGTTCATTTGCATGTGCATTCAGATTTTTCACTCTTAGATGGAGCTGCAAAGATTGTAGATATTGTGTCAAAGGCTAAAGAGTACAATATGTCTCATATTGCGTTGACTGATCATGGTAATCTTTTTGGTGCTATTAAGTTTTATAGAGAGGCAAAAAAAGTAGGCATTAAGCCCATAATTGGTATTGAAGCCTATATGTCAAATACTTTAAAACATATAAAGAAGAATGATGAATTTGGAAAACCGTATTATCATTTAATTCTTCTTGCAAAGAATGAGCAAGGATATAAGAATTTATTGAAACTTACAAGTGTTTCTTATCTTGAGGGATTTTATTATAGGCCTAGGATGGATAGAGATGATCTTGCAAAGTATTCAGAAGGGCTTATTTGTATGTCTGCATGTATTGGAGGCATTATTCCTCAGTTGATTCTTTCAAATAGATTTGATGATGCAAGGAATGAAATTCTTTGGTTTAAAAATACTTTTGGAGATGATTTTTATCTTGAATTGCAACGTCATGGAATTAAACAACAAGATATAGTTAATGAAAGATTAATAGCTTATTCTAAAGAGCTTGATGTTCAGTTGAGTGTGTCTAATGATTCTCATTATGTCAATAAAGAGGATGCTGCAGCTCAAGATATTATTGTTTGTATTGGTACTGGTGCTAAGAGAAGCGATGCTGGTAGATTTAAAATGGAAACGGATGAATTTTATCTTAAGTCTCCAGAAGAAATGTGTGAACTTTTTAAAGATTTACCAGAGGCTTTGGCAAATACTCTAAAGATTGCTGAGAAATGTAATGATTTTGAAATTAAATTTCCAGGACCTATTTTCCCTGAGTATCATATACCCGAGAAATTTGGTACTCAGGGAAAATATTTAGAACATTTAACACTTGAAGGTTTGAAATTTAGATATGCAGACATAACCGATAATATTAAGGAGCGTGCTTTTTATGAGCTCTCAACAATTATTAATATGGGATTTGAGGCATATTTTTTAATTGTGTGGGATTTTATTAAGTTTGCTCATGATAATGATATTCCTGTTGGTCCTGGTCGTGGTTCTGGAGCGGGTTCTATTGTTGCATATGCTTTACGTATTACTGATGTTGATCCTTTAAAATATAATTTGCTCTTTGAGAGATTTTTAAATCCTGAACGTGTTTCTATGCCTGATTTTGATATTGATTTTTGCTTTGAAGGTAGAGATGAGGTTATAAAGTATGTTACAAAAAAGTATGGAGAAGATAAGGTTGCACAGATAATTACTTTTGGAACTCTAAAACCCAAGGCTGTATTTAAGGATGTGGGTAGGGTCTTAGATATTCCTTTTGTTCAATCTAATGAGATTACTAAACTTATTCCCGATGGTCCAAAAGTTTCCTTGAGAGAAGTTTTGAAAGATAAGGCATTGCAAGAATATTTAAATAAGGGGCCTGTTTATAATGAGTTAATGGAAGCAGCTCTTGTTCTTGAAGGCATGAATAGACATGCATCAACACATGCAGCAGGTATTGTGATTGCTAGAACTTCTTTAACAGATTATGTTCCTCTTTATAAGGACTATAAGCAAGACACAGTCTCTACACAGTATACTATGGATTTATTAGAGGATTGTGGTCTTGTAAAGATGGATTTTCTTGGACTTAAGACATTAACTTTAATAAAAAATGCAGAGAAACTTATTAAGATTACTAATCCTGATTTTAGTATTGCTACTATTTCTGATAGTGATGCTAAGACGTTTAAAATGCTTTCTGAAGGGCGTAGTACTTCTGTTTTTCAGTTTGAATCTGAAGGTATGCAGCAAATTTTGAAAGATTCGAAACCTGATAGTATTGAAGATTTGATTGCTTTAAATGCACTTTATCGTCCAGGGCCTATGCAATTTATACCACAATTTGTTGCTGCTAAGACGGGGGCTAAGCGCATTAAATATCCTCATCCAGATTTAACAGAGGTTTTAAAACCAACTTATGGTGTTATTGTTTATCAAGAACAAGTTATGGAAGTTGCAAAAATTATTGGTGGATTTTCTCTTGGAAAAGCAGATATTTTAAGACGAGCAATGGGTAAAAAGAAAGAAGATGAAATGAATAGGATGAAAGTTGACTTTATAAAAGGTGCTCTTGAGAAAGGTTATGATGAAACACTTGCAAGTGATATATTTGAACTTTTAAAGCCTTTTGCTGGTTATGGTTTTAATAAATCACATGCAGCTGCTTATTCTTTAATAGCTTATCAAACAGCATATCTTAAAGCTAATTATCCTGCAAGTTTTATGGCTGCTAACTTGACAAATGAAATTAATAATACTGAAAAATTGTCTTACTATATTGAAGAGACAAAATCGATGGGAATTAATGTTTTAAGACCCGATATAAATCAATCTTTTAAAGATTTTCGTGTAGTTGGTTCTGATATTTCTTATGGTCTTAATGGAATTAAAAATATTGGTGAACTAATGGTTGATCTTATACTGAATGAGAGACAAGAAAATGGAGAATATAAGTCTTTTGAAGATTTTATTAAAAGAGTAGATGACAAAGTTATAAATAAAAAATTTCTTGAGGCTTCAATAAAGTCTGGTCTTTTTGATAGTCTTGGGCAAAATAGAAGAACACTTATTGAAAATCTTGATAAATTAATAGCTTTTGTATTAGAAAATGAGAATGCAAAAAAACAGGGACAAAATAGTTTATTTGGTTCTCAAAATGTTTTGGAAGAGACTTTTAATTACAATTTGTTTGAGGAATATTCTTATCTTGAGCTTTTAGGGTTTGAAAAGGAGCTTTTAGGTTTTTATGTGTCTGGACATCCTCTTGATCCTTATAAATCAGAATTGGAATTTTTTACAAACTTTAATGTTGTCAAAGATCTTGCATCTAGGAGAAATACTATTGTTAAATTTGCAGGTAGCTTAAACTTTATAAGAGTTGTTCATCTGAAGAAAAATAATGCTAGGATGGCTTTTGGAATTGTTGAAAATTTTGAAGGTTCAATCGAAATTGTGGTTTTTCCTGAGAGTTATGAGCGATATAAACATTTATTGATTGAAGATGATGTGATTGGTGTTATAGGGAAGCTTACATTTAGTAGAGATAAGTTTTCCATAATAGTTGAGAAAATTCTAACTATAAAAGAAATTTCTATTAATAAAATTAATAATCTTCATATTAAATTTACTAATACGGGATTAAATGATTCTAATCTTTTGACTTCTTTAAAAAATAAAATCTTTGATCTTGAGGATAATACGGGATTTTCATATGTTTATCTTTATTTAAAAAATAACGGTAGAGACTTAAAACTTAAAATGGATTTAATTCTAAATTTTAAACCAGATGAGTTTAAAATTAATGAATTAAGAGACCATAAAATAGTGGAGGATATTTGGTTTGATTAG
- a CDS encoding YggT family protein has protein sequence MITETLIVFLNIYRILILIRILLSWLVSSGISSNAFFRFIYNVTEPFLSVFRSIRFFRFGIYDFSPIAALITITIIERMLSYGNYKLSTFIVLFIMEAWGIFRSIFFALIFFFVLRVVFLFLHLFDGTDFMRSVDSLLVPLSFKIKNIVTDKHMSYAISLIVAASLLLAFIIICEQAIMAINILSFYLPF, from the coding sequence GTGATAACAGAGACTTTAATTGTATTTTTGAACATTTATAGAATTTTAATTTTAATTAGAATTCTTCTTAGTTGGTTGGTATCCTCAGGAATTAGTTCTAATGCATTTTTTAGATTTATATATAATGTAACAGAGCCATTTTTATCTGTTTTTAGAAGCATTAGATTTTTTAGGTTTGGTATTTATGATTTCTCACCAATTGCAGCTTTAATTACTATTACGATAATCGAGAGAATGTTATCTTATGGTAATTATAAGCTTTCTACTTTTATAGTATTATTTATTATGGAAGCTTGGGGAATATTTAGAAGTATTTTTTTTGCTCTTATTTTTTTCTTTGTTTTAAGAGTGGTATTTCTATTTTTACATTTATTTGATGGTACTGATTTTATGAGGAGCGTTGATTCTTTATTAGTGCCGTTATCTTTTAAGATAAAAAATATAGTTACAGATAAGCATATGTCTTATGCTATTAGTTTAATTGTAGCAGCATCATTACTTTTAGCATTTATAATTATTTGTGAGCAAGCTATAATGGCTATTAATATTTTAAGCTTTTATTTGCCTTTTTAG
- the recG gene encoding ATP-dependent DNA helicase RecG, which produces MFLHEFQYGLQGINGLGSRGIDRLNNIRITNVKELIEYYPKKYEDRQNMAAFPDPSQVRICELMTIFTVIEHRNFGNTFKRNLKIIGRSDNNELFEILLFNRSFLERIFKIGQKFYIYARFSYNDYTKMWSCSNFDSEIFSYNPVKFKKIMPVYSLSEGLSSKKISSYVKGALAYFVKFGQSDIPKFLINKYSLLSLHDALNEIHFPSSLEMLRRAKKTLVYREIFLLQFFSRGKSYRVFLRAEKNLSNDLLKQIISKLSFELTRDQKIAITEIINDLKNNKPMNRLLQGDVGSGKTLVAFLSSIPLIEAGYQVAFMVPTDLLARQHYNSLTNILKDFDISVALLTGSLKKKDRDEVLEKIQSGICSLVIGTHAIFSQGTKFKNLAYVIIDEQHKFGVEQREELRNKGEEVDVLLMSATPIPRSLALTLFGDLEVSLIKRGPEGRIPVTTYLAKHGNEEKVYEFLKNELVKGHQVYFVYPLISSSEKFNLKDATSMCLNLQNIFIEYSVAIIHSKLESHVKEEIMHNFYLKKIDILVATSVIEVGIDCPNATCMVVEHAERFGLSTLHQIRGRVGRSNLKSFFFLLYKEPLTEAGKFRLKTIKENIDGFKIAEEDLKLRGPGNLFGLEQSGYFNLRISDFVEDKEIIGLMREELDMFCSNRDFYDKADVKLLDNLLVSYLSSVSKDS; this is translated from the coding sequence GTGTTTTTACATGAATTTCAGTATGGCTTACAAGGCATTAATGGTCTTGGCAGTAGAGGAATTGATAGATTAAATAATATTAGAATTACAAATGTTAAGGAGCTAATAGAGTATTATCCAAAAAAATATGAAGATCGTCAAAATATGGCAGCGTTCCCAGATCCATCGCAAGTTAGAATTTGTGAACTTATGACAATTTTTACTGTTATAGAACATAGAAATTTTGGAAATACTTTTAAGAGAAATTTAAAAATTATAGGTAGGAGTGACAATAATGAATTATTTGAAATTCTTTTGTTTAATAGAAGTTTTTTAGAGCGAATTTTTAAGATAGGTCAAAAGTTTTATATTTATGCTAGGTTTAGTTATAACGATTATACTAAGATGTGGAGTTGTTCTAATTTTGATAGTGAGATATTTAGTTATAATCCTGTAAAATTTAAAAAAATTATGCCTGTTTATTCTCTTAGTGAGGGACTTAGTTCTAAGAAAATATCTTCTTATGTAAAAGGTGCTCTTGCGTATTTTGTAAAATTTGGACAATCAGATATTCCTAAGTTTTTAATAAATAAATATTCATTATTGTCTTTGCATGATGCTTTAAATGAGATTCATTTTCCAAGTTCTCTTGAAATGCTTAGGAGAGCAAAAAAAACTTTAGTTTATAGAGAGATTTTTTTACTTCAATTTTTCTCAAGGGGTAAAAGTTATAGGGTTTTCTTAAGGGCAGAAAAAAACTTATCTAATGATTTGTTGAAACAAATTATTTCAAAACTTTCATTTGAACTTACAAGGGATCAAAAAATTGCAATTACTGAAATAATTAATGATCTTAAAAATAATAAACCAATGAATAGACTCTTACAAGGTGATGTTGGAAGTGGTAAAACCCTTGTCGCTTTTCTCTCTAGTATTCCTTTAATTGAGGCTGGATATCAGGTTGCATTTATGGTGCCTACTGATCTCTTAGCACGTCAACATTATAATAGTTTGACAAATATATTAAAAGATTTTGATATTTCTGTGGCTCTTTTGACTGGAAGTTTGAAAAAAAAAGATAGAGATGAGGTTTTAGAAAAGATTCAAAGTGGAATTTGTAGTTTGGTAATTGGGACTCATGCTATTTTTTCTCAAGGGACAAAGTTTAAAAATTTGGCTTATGTCATTATTGATGAACAACATAAGTTTGGCGTTGAACAAAGAGAAGAGCTTAGAAATAAAGGTGAAGAAGTTGATGTTCTTTTGATGTCAGCAACGCCTATTCCTAGAAGCTTAGCTTTAACCCTTTTTGGCGATCTTGAAGTGTCTTTAATTAAACGGGGTCCTGAGGGTAGAATACCTGTTACTACATATTTGGCAAAACATGGCAATGAGGAAAAGGTGTATGAATTTTTAAAAAATGAACTTGTAAAAGGACATCAGGTTTATTTTGTATATCCTTTAATATCCTCTTCAGAAAAGTTTAATCTAAAGGATGCTACTAGTATGTGTTTAAATCTGCAAAATATTTTTATTGAATATTCTGTTGCTATTATTCATTCCAAGCTTGAATCTCATGTTAAGGAAGAAATTATGCATAATTTTTATTTAAAAAAAATCGATATTTTAGTTGCAACGAGTGTTATTGAAGTTGGTATTGATTGTCCCAATGCAACTTGCATGGTAGTAGAACATGCAGAACGTTTTGGACTCTCTACATTACATCAAATTCGAGGACGTGTTGGTAGGAGTAATTTAAAGTCTTTTTTCTTTTTGCTTTATAAGGAACCTTTAACGGAAGCAGGTAAATTTAGGCTTAAAACTATAAAGGAAAATATAGATGGATTTAAAATAGCAGAAGAGGATCTTAAATTACGAGGTCCTGGAAATTTATTTGGTCTTGAACAGAGTGGTTATTTTAATCTTAGGATATCTGATTTTGTTGAGGATAAAGAAATTATAGGTTTAATGAGAGAAGAACTTGATATGTTTTGTTCAAATAGAGATTTTTATGATAAAGCAGATGTTAAGTTGCTAGATAACCTTTTAGTATCATATTTGAGTTCAGTTTCTAAAGATAGTTAA